The following coding sequences lie in one Lolium perenne isolate Kyuss_39 chromosome 2, Kyuss_2.0, whole genome shotgun sequence genomic window:
- the LOC127330226 gene encoding serpin-Z2A-like → MALRFTGRDSLTALTYRLAEQLAVTSAEDRGNLIFSPLVIYSALSLVAAGARGSTLDELLAVLGASSSGELAENVLFVAEHALADRSTSGGPLVAFASGVWHDAGRPLEPAYKEAVVTSYKAEIRAVDFRNKPEQSRKEINRWVAAATGKLIDSILPPGSMDQDTVVVLASAIYFKGKWTKPFEKKRTKVERFYLLDGGAVNAPMMNTRRSQYIAVHDGFKVLRLPYRSQDPRWRRGTANVHEPAVPLPRYSMCVFLPDAHDGLWDLVDKIASSPSFLRDHLPEETVEVDKFRLPKFKISFSRKLSGVLRDMGLKVAFSTNNADLSGMVPDVDDGSGMRMRLALQEVFHRAILEVNEEGTEAAAVTVCHMDVDEACFEDEPPVEFVADHPFAFFVLEEVSSAVVFAGHVLDPS, encoded by the exons ATGGCGCTCCGGTTTACCGGCCGCGACTCCCTGACGGCGCTCACCTACCGTCTCGCCGAGCAGTTGGCGGTCACCTCCGCGGAGGACCGTGGCAATCTCATCTTCTCTCCGTTGGTAATCTACTCGGCTCTCTCTCTGGTGGCCGCCGGCGCCCGCGGCAGCACCCTGGACGAGCTCCTGGCCGTCCTCGGCGCCAGCTCCAGCGGCGAGCTCGCCGAGAACGTCCTCTTCGTGGCGGAGCACGCGCTCGCCGATCGCTCAACGTCGGGCGGGCCACTCGTCGCGTTCGCGTCCGGTGTGTGGCACGACGCGGGGCGACCACTGGAGCCGGCCTACAAGGAAGCCGTCGTCACGTCGTACaaagccgagatacgcgccgtcgACTTCCGCAACAAG CCGGAGCAATCAAGGAAAGAAATCAACAGATGGGTCGCGGCAGCGACGGGCAAGCTTATCGACTCAATCCTTCCTCCGGGATCGATGGACCAGGACACGGTGGTGGTGCTCGCCAGCGCGATCTACTTCAAGGGCAAGTGGACGAAGCCCTTCGAGAAGAAGAGAACCAAGGTGGAGAGGTTCTACCTCCTAGACGGCGGCGCCGTGAACGCGCCCATGATGAACACGAGGCGGAGCCAGTACATCGCCGTGCACGACGGCTTCAAGGTGCTCAGGCTGCCCTACAGGTCACAGGACCCCAGGTGGCGACGCGGTACTGCGAACGTTCACGAACCTGCGGTACCACTGCCGCGGTACTCCATGTGCGTCTTCCTGCCAGACGCGCACGACGGCCTGTGGGACCTCGTCGACAAGATCGCGTCCAGCCCGAGCTTCCTGCGCGACCACCTGCCGGAAGAGACGGTGGAGGTCGACAAGTTCCGGCTGCCCAAGTTCAAGATCTCCTTCTCCAGGAAGCTGTCCGGCGTCCTCCGGGATATGGGACTTAAGGTCGCGTTTAGCACTAACAACGCTGACCTGTCTGGCATGGTGCCCGATGTCGACGATGGTTCCGGCATGCGGATGCGATTGGCGCTGCAGGAGGTCTTCCACAGGGCGATTCTCGAGGTGAACGAGGAAGGCACGGAGGCGGCTGCGGTCACTGTCTGCCATATGGACGTAGATGAAGCCTGCTTTGAGGACGAGCCACCGGTCGAGTTCGTCGCCGACCATCCATTTGCATTCTTTGTGCTCGAGGAAGTATCCTCAGCGGTCGTCTTCGCGGGGCATGTACTTGATCCTTCATGA